From the genome of Ptychodera flava strain L36383 chromosome 22, AS_Pfla_20210202, whole genome shotgun sequence, one region includes:
- the LOC139122332 gene encoding uncharacterized protein, whose protein sequence is MFSAIGRLVNARLAFRRVFSTGRSAVFQMQSRQHDNRVDQELREMVHRYDLSVPIDRAITPPSSWYTSPAMYKLEKDTVFKNNWLAIGRKDQVQHAGQYFTANVVGEPLVVCRDLQGQLRAFLNVCCHRGMPVAKGEDTVSQFDCSYHGWSYALDGRLLKATKMKGIQNFKAKENGLKSLAVTTWGPFVLVKMTGNSTGVESKGLKLDKVETVLKQLDYDPDVEDVVFAKRITRTINSNWKTVVENFSDGGYHVDVTHKTFSDGYYDASTLQMLDVTEDFTIQVLKTNPNNPKAETRIGKSSTYIYIYPNFMISRYGPWVEAITLIPHEYDRTDFVFDFFLDKSYFQNKPRDEVSNFIEESVGLADKIQDEDDEICEGVHLGLMSSAYDAGRYVPRVEMSQYVFHQRLAKELRSSENI, encoded by the coding sequence ATGTTTTCCGCTATCGGAAGATTAGTCAACGCACGTCTAGCATTCCGTCGTGTTTTCTCAACTGGAAGGAGCGCTGTCTTCCAGATGCAAAGCCGTCAGCACGACAATCGAGTCGACCAGGAATTGAGAGAAATGGTGCACAGATACGATCTTTCAGTTCCCATAGATCGAGCCATTACTCCACCCTCATCCTGGTATACAAGTCCCGCTATGTACAAACTTGAGAAAGATACAGTTTTCAAGAACAACTGGCTTGCAATTGGTCGAAAAGATCAGGTACAGCATGCCGGGCAGTATTTTACAGCGAATGTGGTAGGCGAACCATTGGTGGTCTGTAGAGATCTACAGGGACAGCTACGAGCTTTCCTAAACGTGTGTTGTCACAGAGGTATGCCAGTAGCCAAGGGAGAAGACACCGTCAGCCAATTCGACTGTTCTTATCACGGATGGTCCTATGCATTGGATGGCAGGCTTTTGAAGGCAACCAAAATGAAGGGAATCCAAAACTTTAAGGCCAAAGAGAACGGATTGAAGTCGCTGGCAGTGACCACCTGGGGTCCATTTGTGCTTGTGAAGATGACTGGCAACTCAACTGGTGTTGAAAGTAAAGGCTTGAAACTAGACAAAGTGGAGACAGTTCTCAAACAGTTGGACTATGACCCTGATGTGGAAGACGTCGTCTTTGCGAAGCGAATCACCCGTACAATCAACAGCAACTGGAAAACTGTGGTTGAAAACTTTAGCGATGGTGGCTACCATGTTGACGTAACTCACAAAACATTTAGCGATGGCTACTACGATGCGTCAACGCTGCAGATGTTAGATGTAACTGAAGATTTTACTATTCAGGTGTTAAAGACAAATCCAAACAACCCGAAAGCAGAGACACGTATCGGTAAAAGTTCTACATACATCTACATTTATCCAAATTTCATGATCAGCAGATATGGGCCATGGGTTGAGGCAATAACCTTAATTCCTCATGAATATGACCGTACAGATTTCGTCTTCGACTTCTTTCTGGATAAGTCATACTTTCAGAACAAACCAAGAGATGAAGTAAGCAATTTTATCGAAGAGAGTGTTGGCCTGGCTGATAAAATACAGGATGAAGATGACGAAATCTGCGAGGGAGTCCACTTAGGTTTGATGTCTTCTGCCTACGATGCTGGTCGTTATGTACCCAGAGTTGAAATGTCACAGTATGTTTTCCATCAACGATTAGCGAAAGAACTCCGGTCATCAGAAAACATTTAA